Proteins co-encoded in one Malus sylvestris chromosome 9, drMalSylv7.2, whole genome shotgun sequence genomic window:
- the LOC126582094 gene encoding ABC transporter C family member 8-like produces MASFRSSIGSSFSWICGGELELGSYCTQRTIINGVNLLFLCVFLLFTLISTIRKHYITVPARRDQFSLAISICCALTSIAYFAAGLWDLISESDDQSEHFVRLDYFARGLIWISFTASLLVKSSNWIKILNSVWWFSSFSMASALNIEILVRTHSIQMFDAMTWPVGFLLLLCAVRNLSHFVHQHAQENSLSEPLLTKKSTGKSQKSEVDRASFLSKLTFAWINPLLNLGSLKTLALEDIPSLVSEDEADLAYLKFANAWDSLLREKSSSSTRNLVLQTAVKVYMKENMWIAFCAFIRTIAIVISPLILYAFVNYSNNENATLSEGFTIVGCLVLSKVVESLSQRHWFFDARRSGLRMRSALMVAVYKKQLKLSSLGRRRHSAGEIVNYIAVDAYRMGEFPWWLHSTWTYALQLFLAIGVLFWVVGLGALPGLLPLLICGLLNVPFAKTLQKCQSQFMIAQDERLRATSEILNSMKIIKLQSWEEKFKNIVDSLREREFKWLSDSQFKRAYGTLLYWMSPTIISSVVFLGCILFKSVPLNASTIFTVLASLRSMGEPVRMIPEALSVLIQVKVSFDRLNVFLLDDELKDDEVRKLPSVNSDKSLRIERGNFSWYPDQSTDPTLRDVNLEVQREQKVAVCGPVGAGKSSLLYAILGEMPKISGTVDVFGTIAYVSQTSWIQSGTVRDNILYGRPMDKNKYENAIKACALDKDIDSFDHGDLTEIGQRGINMSGGQKQRIQLARAVYSDADIYLLDDPFSAVDAHTGATLFHECVMTTLAKKIVILVTHQVEFLSEVDKILVMEGGQVTQSGSYESLLTAGTAFEQLVNAHRDTVTTLGPSNNQSQGESEKGDIVMPEELQTAYLTTNNSEGDISVKGVPGVQLTEEEERGIGDVGLKPIRDYFLVSKGTLLLIFGIITQSGFVGLQAVSTYWLALGIQMPNVTNGMLIGIYTAISTLSAVFVYLRSFSAAYMGLKASKAFFSGFTDAIFKAPMLFFDSTPVGRILIRASSDLSILDFDVPFSIIFIMSAGLELLATIGIMASVTWQVLIVGILAMVAAKYVQGYYLATARELIRINGTTKAPVMNYASETALGVVTIRAFKMVDRFFHNYLKLVDTDARLFFHSNATMEWLILRTEVLQNLTLFVAAFLLILLPKGYVAPGLIGLSLSYALTLTGTQIFVTRWYCNLSNYIISVERIKQFMMIPPEPPAIVEDKRPPSSWPNKGRIELYSLKIKYRSNAPLVLKGITCTFKEGTRVGVVGRTGSGKTTLISALFRLVEPASGKILIDGLDICSMGLKDLRMKLSIIPQEPTLFRGSIRTNLDPLGLYSDDEIWRALEKCQLKATVSDLPNLLDSSVSDEGENWSVGQRQLFCLGRVLLKRNRILVLDEATASIDSSTDAILQRIIRQEFAECTVITVAHRVPTVIDSDMVMVLSYGKLVEYEQPSKLLDTNSYFSKLVAEYWSSCKKN; encoded by the exons ATGGCTTCCTTCAGGAGCTCAATTG GGAGTAGTTTTTCATGGATTTGTGGTGGTGAACTTGAACTGGGTTCTTACTGCACTCAAAGAACTATCATCAATGGCGTAAATCTGCTCTTCCTCTGTGTTTTTCTCTTATTTACCCTTATAAGCACCATACGGAAGCATTATATTACCGTTCCAGCCAGAAGGGACCAGTTCTCTCTAGCTATTTCAATTTGCTGTGCTCTTACTAGCATTGCATATTTTGCTGCTGGTTTATGGGATCTAATATCCGAAAGTGATGATCAATCGGAACATTTTGTCCGGTTGGATTACTTTGCCAGAGGACTAATTTGGATTTCTTTCACTGCTTCATTGCTTGTGAAAAGTTCCAACTGGATCAAAATCTTGAACTCCGTTTGGTGGTTCTCCTCCTTTTCAATGGCCTCGGCTCTAAACATCGAAATACTTGTAAGAACTCATAGCATTCAGATGTTTGATGCAATGACATGGCCAGTGGgcttcttacttctcttgtgtgCTGTTCGAAACCTCAGTCACTTCGTTCATCAGCATGCCCAAGAAAACAGCCTATCTGAACCTCTATTGACCAAAAAATCGACGGGAAAGAGCCAGAAATCAGAAGTAGACCGGGCTAGCTTCCTGAGCAAACTGACATTTGCTTGGATTAACCCTTTGCTCAACCTGGGTTCCTTGAAAACATTAGCTCTCGAAGACATCCCTTCTCTTGTTTCTGAAGACGAAGCAGATTTAGCGTACCTAAAGTTTGCCAATGCATGGGATTCACTCTTAAGGGAGAAGAGCTCAAGCAGCACCAGGAACCTGGTTCTGCAGACAGCAGTGAAAGTTTACATGAAAGAAAATATGTGGATAGCATTTTGTGCATTTATCAGGACGATTGCAATTGTAATTTCTCCTCTTATACTCTATGCTTTTGTAAATTACTCGAATAATGAAAATGCAACTCTCTCTGAAGGCTTCACTATAGTGGGGTGTCTAGTTCTTTCAAAAGTGGTTGAATCTTTGAGCCAGAGACATTGGTTTTTCGACGCAAGGAGGTCTGGATTGAGGATGAGGTCAGCCTTGATGGTGGCAGTTTATAAAAAGCAGCTCAAACTTTCTAGCTTGGGAAGGAGAAGGCACTCAGCTGGTGAGATTGTAAATTATATAGCAGTTGATGCCTATCGAATGGGCGAGTTCCCATGGTGGCTACATTCGACATGGACCTACGCGTTGCAACTATTCCTTGCCATTGGAGTTCTTTTCTGGGTGGTGGGTCTTGGTGCTCTTCCTGGTTTGCTTCCTCTCCTCATTTGTGGTCTCCTGAATGTGCCATTTGCAAAGACACTTCAAAAGTGTCAGTCCCAATTCATGATCGCTCAAGATGAGCGACTCAGAGCCACTTCTGAGATCCTGAACAGTATGAAAATCATCAAGTTACAGTCCTGGGAAGAGAAATTTAAAAACATTGTCGATTCCCTTCGTGAACGTGAATTCAAATGGTTGTCTGACTCGCAATTTAAAAGGGCTTATGGCACTTTGCTGTATTGGATGTCACCCACCATCATCTCTTCAGTTGTCTTTCTCGGATGTATCCTTTTCAAAAGTGTCCCTCTTAATGCAAGTACCATATTCACGGTTCTAGCGTCACTAAGGAGCATGGGGGAACCTGTAAGAATGATACCAGAGGCTCTTTCAGTGCTGATCCAAGTCAAGGTTTCATTTGACCGGCTCAATGTGTTTTTGCTTGATGATGAGCTGAAAGATGACGAAGTAAGGAAGTTGCCCTCAGTGAATTCCGATAAGAGCTTAAGAATAGAAAGAGGTAATTTCAGCTGGTATCCTGATCAATCAACAGATCCAACTCTCAGAGATGTGAATTTAGAAGTGCAAAGGGAGCAGAAAGTTGCAGTTTGTGGGCCAGTTGGAGCAGGAAAATCATCACTACTATACGCTATACTTGGAGAGATGCCAAAAATTTCAGGAACT GTTGATGTATTTGGAACCATAGCCTATGTTTCTCAGACTTCTTGGATACAAAGTGGGACAGTACGCGATAACATACTCTACGGCAGGCCAATGGACAAGAACAAATATGAGAATGCCATAAAAGCTTGTGCTTTGGATAAGGACATCGATAGTTTTGACCACGGTGATCTTACTGAAATAGGCCAGAGGGGGATTAACATGAGTGGAGGGCAGAAGCAGCGGATTCAGCTGGCCCGAGCTGTCTACAGTGATGCTGATATCTATCTCCTTGATGATCCCTTCAGTGCAGTGGATGCCCATACTGGTGCAACTCTATTTCAT GAATGCGTCATGACCACTCTAGCAAAGAAAATTGTAATTCTGGTGACTCATCAAGTTGAATTCCTCTCAGAAGTTGATAAAATTCTA GTAATGGAGGGTGGACAAGTTACTCAATCCGGAAGCTATGAGAGTCTCTTGACAGCAGGAACAGCATTTGAGCAGCTTGTAAATGCTCATAGAGATACCGTAACAACATTGGGTCCTTCTAATAATCAAAGCCAAGGAGAATCTGAAAAGGGAGATATAGTTATGCCGGAGGAACTTCAGACGGCTTACCTCACTACAAATAACAGTGAAGGGGATATTTCTGTGAAGGGTGTGCCTGGCGTGCAACtaacagaagaagaagagagagggatTGGTGATGTTGGACTGAAGCCCATCCGGGATTATTTTCTTGTGTCTAAAGGAACTCTTCTTCTAATCTTCGGCATAATAACACAATCTGGTTTTGTTGGTCTTCAGGCTGTTTCAACTTATTGGCTAGCTCTAGGCATTCAAATGCCTAACGTAACCAATGGCATGCTCATCGGCATTTATACAGCGATTTCAACACTTAGTGCTGTCTTTGTATATCTAAGGTCATTTTCAGCAGCTTATATGGGATTGAAAGCTTCAAAAGCCTTTTTCTCTGGTTTCACCGATGCTATTTTTAAGGCTCCCATGCTCTTCTTTGACTCAACCCCTGTTGGCCGGATTTTGATACGA GCCTCATCTGATTTAAGTATTTTGGATTTTGATGTACCCTTCTCCATCATCTTCATAATGTCTGCTGGCCTTGAACTCCTGGCAACGATTGGAATTATGGCTTCTGTCACATGGCAAGTTCTCATTGTAGGCATTCTCGCCATGGTTGCCGCAAAATATGTTCAGGGGTATTATCTAGCCACTGCAAGGGAACTAATAAGAATCAATGGAACAACCAAAGCTCCGGTTATGAACTATGCATCGGAGACAGCACTTGGAGTGGTTACTATAAGAGCTTTTAAAATGGTTGACAGATTCTTCCACAACTACTTGAAGCTAGTTGACACAGATGCTCGACTGTTCTTTCATTCTAACGCAACCATGGAGTGGTTAATTTTAAGGACAGAAGTACTTCAGAATTTAACCCTTTTCGTGGCTGCTTTCTTACTTATCTTACTTCCCAAGGGTTATGTTGCTCCAG GGCTTATTGGGCTTTCACTGTCATATGCTTTAACGCTAACGGGGACACAAATTTTTGTGACACGATGGTATTGCAACTTATCCAACTACATTATCTCAGTTGAAAGGATAAAACAATTCATGATGATTCCGCCAGAGCCTCCTGCAATTGTGGAGGACAAGAGGCCGCCATCTTCATGGCCTAACAAGGGTAGAATAGAGCTCTATTCTCTGAAG ATAAAGTATCGTTCAAATGCTCCGCTAGTTCTAAAGGGAATTACATGCACATTCAAAGAAGGCACTAGAGTAGGAGTTGTGGGAAGGACAGGAAGCGGAAAAACCACACTCATAAGCGCTTTGTTTCGCTTAGTAGAGCCGGCAAGTGGTAAAATTCTTATAGATGGACTTGACATATGTTCGATGGGTCTAAAAGATTTGAGAATGAAGCTAAGCATCATCCCTCAAGAACCAACTCTTTTCAGAGGTAGCATCCGAACCAACTTGGATCCTCTAGGCCTTTACTCCGATGATGAGATATGGAGG GCTCTAGAGAAGTGCCAGCTCAAGGCGACAGTCAGCGACCTACCAAATCTACTTGACTCCTCCG TGAGTGATGAAGGGGAAAATTGGAGTGTCGGGCAACGCCAGCTCTTTTGCCTCGGAAGAGTCCTTCTCAAGAGGAACAGAATTTTAGTTCTCGATGAGGCTACTGCCTCCATTGATTCTTCAACAGATGCCATTCTGCAGAGAATCATAAGGCAGGAATTCGCAGAATGCACGGTTATAACTGTAGCTCACAGAGTTCCAACCGTTATAGACAGTGACATGGTCATGGTTCTCTCCTATG GGAAGTTGGTGGAGTATGAACAACCTTCAAAGCTGTTGGATACCAACTCCTACTTCTCCAAGCTTGTTGCTGAATATTGGTCAAGCTGCAAGAAAAACTGA